One region of Bosea vaviloviae genomic DNA includes:
- a CDS encoding AAA family ATPase: MIASIFAVATPKGGSGKTTMSILLAGELAQQGYAIGLIDADPQGSAYQWHASSKARGHDPTGIDIVHATTEAAVLKRLNELDERDAVIIDTPGFADTRITETAFRADLVILPCKVSMFDASQIVRTVGFMKKRAAEMGVSEPVYRVVINEYDSLDRNTVPIREVLGYFDGEGVKLCQNALYRRVTYRTMTNGHGTLYQMNDKDEAVRKARYNADQVVRELLAASQEGIS, from the coding sequence ATGATAGCGAGCATTTTCGCGGTGGCGACGCCGAAGGGTGGCAGCGGCAAGACGACGATGTCGATCCTGCTTGCGGGCGAACTGGCGCAACAGGGCTATGCGATCGGTCTGATCGACGCCGATCCGCAGGGTTCCGCCTATCAATGGCATGCCTCCTCGAAAGCCCGCGGCCACGACCCCACTGGCATCGACATCGTCCATGCGACAACCGAAGCTGCCGTGCTGAAGCGTCTGAACGAGCTCGACGAGCGCGATGCCGTCATCATCGACACGCCGGGCTTCGCCGATACGCGGATCACTGAAACGGCGTTTCGCGCCGACCTCGTCATCCTGCCCTGCAAGGTCTCGATGTTCGACGCCTCGCAGATCGTCCGAACCGTCGGCTTCATGAAAAAGCGCGCGGCCGAGATGGGTGTTTCGGAGCCGGTCTATCGCGTCGTGATCAACGAGTATGACAGCCTCGATCGCAACACCGTGCCGATCCGGGAAGTGCTGGGTTACTTCGACGGCGAGGGCGTCAAGCTCTGCCAGAACGCGCTCTATCGCCGGGTCACCTATCGCACCATGACCAATGGCCATGGCACGCTCTATCAGATGAACGACAAGGACGAGGCCGTGCGGAAAGCCCGCTACAATGCCGACCAAGTCGTGCGCGAGCTCCTGGCCGCTAGCCAAGAGGGCATCTCGTGA
- a CDS encoding DUF1173 domain-containing protein, with protein MRQIAIEGEVVATEAADLQDRLADAQARHVRPLCLCRNPGLPLYIARVGGRLILKRMPGTGARHDPICASYEPPYELSGLGAVAGSAISEDLDTGNTLLKLDFSLTKSPARAPPAPSATPDKGEVRSDGTKLTLRALLHYLWDQAGFNRWRRGMAGKRNWAVIRKFLLEAAEGKTSKGKALPDILYVPERFQSEREAEIAQRRSAFMARAVGAMGKGRPLLLVVGEVKDIAPARSGHRLVIKHAPKFPFLLNEDIHRRLGVVFASELSLWNANPDTHLVAIATFGLDSAGVATVEAIALMVVTENWIPFESVAEAGLLDALTRRKISFLKGLRYNLPASQPLASVVLHEDAPTPLAMFVVPREADAAYRLALDALIASSDLSAWTWSPGDEPMPALPV; from the coding sequence ATGAGACAGATTGCGATCGAAGGCGAGGTTGTCGCGACTGAAGCGGCCGATCTGCAGGACAGGCTGGCGGATGCTCAAGCTCGACACGTCCGACCGTTGTGCCTGTGCCGCAATCCGGGGCTGCCGCTCTATATCGCCCGGGTCGGGGGCCGCCTGATCCTGAAGCGCATGCCGGGGACCGGAGCGCGGCATGATCCGATCTGTGCATCCTATGAACCGCCTTATGAGCTTTCGGGGCTTGGCGCGGTCGCCGGCTCGGCGATCAGCGAGGATCTGGACACCGGAAATACGCTGCTCAAGCTCGACTTCAGCCTGACGAAATCGCCCGCCCGCGCGCCGCCGGCTCCAAGCGCGACGCCTGACAAGGGCGAGGTCCGCAGCGATGGGACCAAGCTGACGCTCCGCGCCCTCCTGCACTATCTCTGGGACCAGGCTGGATTCAACCGTTGGCGGCGAGGCATGGCCGGCAAACGCAACTGGGCCGTCATCCGAAAATTCCTGCTCGAGGCGGCCGAGGGCAAGACCAGTAAGGGCAAGGCGCTGCCCGACATTCTCTACGTCCCGGAGAGGTTTCAGTCCGAGCGCGAAGCGGAGATCGCCCAGCGTCGATCCGCATTCATGGCACGAGCCGTAGGAGCAATGGGCAAGGGCCGCCCGCTACTGCTCGTCGTCGGTGAGGTGAAGGACATCGCGCCGGCTCGTTCGGGTCATCGCCTGGTAATCAAGCATGCGCCAAAATTCCCGTTCCTGCTGAACGAGGATATCCATCGGCGCCTGGGCGTCGTGTTTGCCAGCGAGCTTTCGCTGTGGAATGCGAACCCGGACACGCATCTCGTCGCGATCGCGACCTTCGGTCTCGACAGTGCCGGCGTCGCGACGGTCGAGGCGATCGCGCTGATGGTGGTGACCGAGAACTGGATCCCGTTCGAGAGCGTCGCTGAGGCGGGCCTGCTCGATGCCCTGACCCGGCGCAAAATCAGCTTCCTGAAGGGGCTGCGCTACAACCTCCCGGCGAGCCAACCGCTGGCCAGTGTCGTCCTGCATGAGGACGCTCCGACGCCGCTCGCCATGTTCGTCGTGCCGCGTGAGGCCGACGCCGCCTATCGCCTGGCTCTCGATGCGCTGATCGCTTCGAGCGACCTATCGGCCTGGACCTGGTCGCCCGGCGACGAGCCGATGCCGGCGCTCCCGGTCTAG
- a CDS encoding transcriptional regulator has protein sequence MVNVRRPREGEQSILNEMLAMRLQELEAQSNDSPGFISKLGIGKGTYYDVSRAKGNPTLRTIERIAARLNMSVFELLGFTEDDARRALKRKGVDYDELASALADKGKADERIAAQARLRK, from the coding sequence ATGGTCAATGTGCGCCGTCCCCGCGAGGGCGAGCAGTCCATTCTGAACGAGATGCTGGCGATGCGCCTGCAGGAGCTGGAAGCGCAGAGCAACGACTCGCCTGGCTTCATCAGCAAACTCGGCATCGGCAAGGGCACCTATTACGATGTCTCGCGCGCCAAGGGGAATCCGACCCTTCGGACGATCGAGCGGATCGCCGCGCGGCTGAACATGAGCGTCTTCGAGCTGCTGGGGTTCACTGAAGACGATGCGCGCCGGGCGCTCAAGCGCAAAGGCGTCGACTATGATGAATTGGCCTCAGCCCTTGCGGACAAGGGTAAAGCCGATGAACGGATCGCAGCCCAGGCCCGCTTGCGAAAATAG
- a CDS encoding WGR domain-containing protein produces MPTSETGPLHLRRIDPTRNMRRFYGLSIQPTLFGGASVIRNWGRIGTGGQSMMETFDQPDAADIALSHLERSKRRRGYFDCLTG; encoded by the coding sequence ATGCCCACATCCGAGACAGGACCGCTTCATCTCCGCCGCATCGATCCGACGCGGAACATGCGACGCTTCTATGGGCTGTCGATTCAACCGACTTTGTTCGGCGGCGCGTCGGTCATACGCAACTGGGGCCGGATCGGCACGGGCGGCCAGTCGATGATGGAAACCTTCGATCAGCCGGATGCGGCTGACATCGCGCTGAGCCATCTCGAGCGGAGCAAGCGGCGCCGGGGTTACTTCGATTGCCTTACCGGGTAA
- a CDS encoding HU family DNA-binding protein, which produces MATASEIADKIASEQGLTKAQAKTIVDNVFKLIADAAASGGETNIAGFGKFKVKDKPEREARNPATGATIKVAASKKLTFTPAKAVKDALNG; this is translated from the coding sequence ATGGCTACAGCAAGCGAGATCGCCGACAAGATCGCCAGCGAGCAGGGTCTGACCAAAGCGCAAGCGAAGACCATCGTCGACAACGTGTTTAAGCTGATCGCCGATGCCGCCGCCAGCGGCGGCGAGACGAACATCGCCGGCTTCGGCAAGTTCAAGGTGAAGGACAAGCCGGAGCGCGAAGCCCGCAACCCCGCCACGGGCGCCACGATCAAGGTCGCGGCTTCGAAGAAGCTGACCTTCACGCCGGCCAAGGCGGTCAAGGACGCACTCAACGGCTGA
- a CDS encoding DUF736 domain-containing protein → MANIGSFTTNGNGFTGSIRTLALNVKARLVRIENPSEKGPHFRVFAAANVELGAAWQKVSGEGRDYLSVKLDDPSFPAPIYATLVEVEGEEGLQLIWSRPNRD, encoded by the coding sequence ATGGCCAACATCGGCAGCTTCACCACCAACGGCAACGGCTTCACCGGTTCGATCCGCACGCTGGCTCTCAACGTCAAGGCGCGGCTCGTCCGCATCGAGAATCCCTCAGAGAAGGGGCCCCACTTCCGGGTCTTCGCCGCCGCGAATGTCGAGCTCGGCGCCGCCTGGCAGAAGGTCTCCGGCGAGGGCCGCGATTACCTCTCGGTCAAGCTGGACGATCCGAGCTTCCCCGCCCCGATCTACGCCACCCTGGTCGAGGTGGAAGGCGAGGAGGGCCTGCAGCTGATCTGGTCCCGGCCGAACCGGGATTGA